One genomic region from Buchnera aphidicola (Melanaphis sacchari) encodes:
- a CDS encoding phosphoglycerate kinase, which yields MKIKKMTELNITEKKILIRTDLNVPIQNGIIQSDARIIAALPTIQLALQKKAKVIIMSHLGRPKEGCYTEKYSLLPIVEYLRKKLKNIKIYFSTKYPEKIKIHPGEILVLENVRFNIGELKNDRLLSKKYSNLCDIFVMDAFGSAHRKQSSTYGVGKFSKISCAGPLLLSEINTLKKALKKPERPMVAIVGGAKVSTKFNVLNTLSKIADTVIVGGGIANTFLAIDHNVGKSLHEEKYINQAKKLRDKRNNIIIPIDSRVGKNFSPIEKDIIKMPFEIKKNEEIMDFGDKTINKIIKIIKKAKTIIWNGPVGVFEFSNFRKGTEIIAKQIAQSNAFSIAGGGDTLSIIDMLCIKDKISYISTGGGAFLEFIEGKKLPAIKMLEERY from the coding sequence ATGAAAATAAAAAAAATGACTGAATTAAATATAACAGAAAAAAAAATCTTAATAAGAACTGATTTAAATGTACCTATTCAGAATGGAATTATACAATCTGATGCAAGGATAATCGCGGCTTTGCCAACAATTCAACTAGCACTTCAAAAAAAAGCCAAAGTAATTATTATGTCGCATTTAGGACGACCAAAAGAGGGATGTTATACAGAAAAATATTCATTATTACCAATAGTTGAATACTTACGAAAAAAATTAAAAAATATTAAAATTTATTTTTCTACAAAATATCCAGAAAAAATAAAAATTCACCCTGGAGAAATATTAGTTTTAGAAAATGTTCGCTTTAATATAGGAGAATTAAAAAACGATAGATTATTATCTAAAAAATATTCTAATTTATGTGATATATTTGTTATGGATGCGTTTGGGAGTGCTCACAGAAAGCAATCATCAACATATGGAGTTGGAAAATTTTCAAAAATTTCATGCGCCGGACCTCTTTTACTTTCAGAAATAAATACTCTGAAAAAAGCTTTAAAAAAACCAGAACGTCCTATGGTAGCAATTGTTGGAGGCGCTAAAGTATCAACTAAATTTAATGTTTTAAACACATTGTCTAAAATTGCAGATACTGTTATTGTTGGGGGGGGTATAGCAAATACTTTTTTAGCTATTGATCATAATGTTGGCAAATCGCTTCACGAAGAAAAATACATTAATCAAGCAAAAAAATTACGTGATAAACGAAATAATATTATTATACCTATTGATTCTAGAGTAGGTAAAAACTTTTCTCCTATAGAAAAAGATATAATTAAAATGCCCTTCGAAATTAAAAAAAATGAAGAAATTATGGATTTTGGTGATAAAACAATAAATAAAATTATCAAAATTATTAAAAAAGCAAAAACTATTATTTGGAATGGTCCTGTAGGTGTATTTGAATTTTCTAATTTTAGAAAAGGTACTGAAATAATTGCAAAACAAATTGCACAAAGCAATGCATTTTCAATAGCAGGAGGAGGAGATACATTATCTATTATTGATATGCTGTGTATAAAAGACAAAATATCCTATATTTCAACGGGAGGAGGGGCTTTTCTAGAATTCATAGAAGGAAAAAAACTACCTGCGATAAAAATGTTAGAAGAACGTTATTAA